The following coding sequences lie in one Mycobacterium sp. DL440 genomic window:
- a CDS encoding SDR family NAD(P)-dependent oxidoreductase produces the protein MTGLLDGKVALVTGAGHGIGRGHALELAKHGATVIVNDLGTSLSGEGTGKVADEVVQIIEGRGGKAVSDFSDVGDEEQVDLAVERAYSQLGRLDIVVNNAGIVRDKAIWNMTVDDFDLVMRVHVRGSWLTSRAVARKWRTESKESGGKVYGRIINTTSGAGLHGHFGQTNYSTAKAAIVGLTQALSLELASIGATVNAISPGGRTRMSASMPGAAAAIEPDERAEDDFDPKDPSLGSPVVAWLASPEAGHISGQVIRAMGENLQLLKGWHPVASVSNGQKRWDAQKLGAIMATDVFGTRNTGLRLGG, from the coding sequence ATGACTGGACTACTCGACGGCAAGGTGGCCCTGGTGACCGGGGCCGGCCACGGCATCGGCCGCGGCCACGCCCTGGAGCTGGCCAAACACGGCGCCACCGTGATCGTCAACGACCTCGGAACCAGCCTGTCCGGGGAGGGCACCGGCAAAGTGGCCGACGAGGTGGTGCAGATCATCGAAGGCCGTGGTGGCAAGGCAGTTTCGGACTTCAGCGATGTCGGCGATGAGGAACAGGTGGACCTCGCCGTGGAACGTGCTTACTCACAGCTGGGCCGGTTGGACATCGTGGTCAACAATGCCGGCATCGTGCGGGACAAGGCGATCTGGAACATGACCGTCGACGATTTCGACCTGGTGATGCGGGTGCATGTCCGGGGCAGCTGGCTCACCAGCCGGGCCGTCGCCCGCAAGTGGCGCACAGAGTCCAAGGAGTCGGGCGGAAAGGTGTACGGCCGCATCATCAACACCACGTCCGGCGCGGGGCTGCACGGTCATTTCGGTCAGACCAACTACAGCACCGCCAAGGCCGCCATCGTGGGGCTGACCCAGGCCCTGAGCCTGGAGCTGGCGTCGATCGGCGCCACCGTGAACGCGATCAGTCCCGGCGGCCGTACCCGGATGTCGGCCTCTATGCCCGGAGCTGCGGCAGCGATCGAACCCGACGAACGCGCCGAGGACGATTTCGATCCGAAGGACCCGTCGCTGGGCTCCCCGGTGGTGGCGTGGCTGGCCAGCCCTGAGGCTGGTCACATCAGCGGCCAGGTTATTCGCGCGATGGGTGAGAACCTTCAGCTGCTCAAGGGCTGGCATCCGGTCGCCTCGGTATCCAACGGTCAAAAGCGCTGGGATGCGCAGAAGTTGGGCGCGATAATGGCTACCGATGTGTTCGGCACCCGCAATACGGGGCTCCGTCTCGGAGGGTAG
- a CDS encoding amidohydrolase family protein, producing MGETQDKVLVFSADGHAGAKRMADYLPYFDPDVRDTVKDLLTEEEQAYRRMLAPDFSSGPREEPAPELDPRWASAFPDRFGGWDIGVRMEQLDREGVAGEMLVPGHQFASLPLFSVVNKPFEANLRDAGMRAYHRWLADFMSGGDGRLYGMADPGTCHDIDASVRELHWARQNGYVSVGVPGIIEDPALPSIVSDHYEPFWKACVDLDFTLAVHAGWGFPQGRYQEFISAFVATHLGGAEASQMMAAQQRLDEEAREALQKEFAESPASPFRLDYGPRRLLWQLMIGGVFDRYPQLRFVLTEVRSDWLPTTLKILDSWYDQRDTPLKMRPSEYWERHCFATPSSIHKVEVEARDDIGVNRLMLGIDYPHPEGMWPDTWNWIKVAFDGVPEGEARKILGENALRAFPVDGEHLRAVADRIGPDPRDLLIGGDAVPTEHVEHYHRRGGFLRPTERVDQDAVLRFADEDLQLAP from the coding sequence ATGGGTGAGACGCAGGACAAGGTACTGGTCTTCTCGGCCGATGGGCATGCCGGGGCGAAACGGATGGCGGACTACCTGCCCTACTTCGACCCGGATGTCCGCGACACCGTCAAGGACCTGCTGACCGAGGAGGAGCAGGCCTATCGACGAATGCTGGCTCCGGATTTCAGTTCCGGGCCGCGCGAGGAGCCGGCGCCCGAGTTGGACCCGCGATGGGCATCTGCATTCCCGGACCGCTTCGGCGGCTGGGACATCGGCGTACGTATGGAACAGCTGGACCGCGAAGGCGTCGCTGGCGAGATGTTGGTACCGGGTCACCAATTCGCGTCACTGCCATTGTTCAGTGTGGTGAACAAGCCCTTCGAGGCGAATTTGCGCGATGCCGGGATGCGGGCGTATCACCGGTGGCTGGCCGACTTCATGTCCGGCGGCGACGGTCGGCTCTACGGAATGGCGGACCCGGGTACATGCCACGACATCGATGCCTCCGTTCGCGAATTGCATTGGGCGCGTCAGAACGGCTACGTCAGCGTGGGTGTGCCCGGCATCATCGAGGACCCCGCACTGCCGTCCATCGTCAGTGATCACTACGAACCATTCTGGAAGGCTTGCGTCGACCTCGACTTCACACTCGCAGTGCATGCCGGGTGGGGATTCCCGCAGGGTCGCTATCAGGAGTTCATCTCTGCGTTCGTGGCCACTCACCTTGGCGGTGCGGAGGCAAGCCAGATGATGGCCGCTCAGCAGCGACTCGACGAAGAGGCCCGCGAAGCGCTGCAGAAGGAATTCGCGGAGTCCCCGGCGTCGCCGTTCCGGTTGGACTACGGTCCGCGTCGGTTGCTCTGGCAATTGATGATCGGCGGAGTGTTCGACCGGTACCCACAGTTGCGGTTCGTTCTGACCGAGGTTCGTTCGGATTGGCTGCCGACCACGCTGAAGATCCTCGACTCCTGGTACGACCAGCGCGATACCCCGCTGAAGATGCGCCCGAGCGAATACTGGGAGCGCCACTGCTTTGCCACCCCGTCGTCGATCCACAAGGTCGAGGTCGAGGCCCGCGACGACATCGGCGTGAATCGGTTGATGCTGGGAATCGACTACCCGCATCCGGAAGGCATGTGGCCCGACACGTGGAACTGGATCAAGGTGGCGTTCGACGGTGTTCCGGAGGGAGAGGCGCGAAAGATTTTGGGGGAGAACGCACTACGTGCCTTCCCGGTGGACGGCGAGCACCTGCGTGCGGTGGCAGACCGGATCGGTCCGGATCCGCGCGACCTGTTGATCGGCGGTGACGCGGTGCCGACCGAACACGTCGAGCATTACCACCGGCGGGGTGGATTCCTGCGGCCCACCGAACGGGTCGATCAAGACGCGGTTCTTCGGTTCGCGGACGAGGATCTTCAGCTCGCCCCGTGA
- a CDS encoding phosphotransferase family protein, with the protein MSKSESDLISEWVRADLGGQVVSIERQTRWRPNWLVDVTVDGQPIELMVRGHRIDSPLVFPLHHEMTFQDLLHRNDIPVPRVYGWLDALPAYVMDRVPGRPDFVDSTPAERDAVMAEYMRVLARIHALNVDAFEAAGVTRASSPASTPASVGMAHFEKLYRQTKRRPDPFVEFALAWLRRNPLPANTREAPVVWDSGQFHHQGGKITGLLDLEIGHIGDPLMDLAAFRMRDTVLNFGNFDELYGIYADAAGVELDMAAVQHHHLAFTLTNELAFHGALAAPTPGSAYMTNLQWCTETNLHAVEAFAELLGYDLDETVDVPEPAPFTNEIAFGHLVRTLGSVTVDEPFARYEVRNSFRLARHLLRRQEIGAQLDEQDLDDVAPLLGHRPTDTGVADAELEQFVLSDDGRHDEALVQLFYRRFLRANAVLGPAGSAMTVHRKVQPFTR; encoded by the coding sequence GTGAGCAAGAGTGAGAGCGATCTGATCAGCGAATGGGTTCGCGCAGATCTCGGTGGTCAGGTTGTGTCCATCGAACGACAGACCCGGTGGCGGCCGAACTGGCTGGTGGATGTCACCGTCGATGGACAGCCGATCGAACTCATGGTGCGCGGTCATCGAATTGACTCACCACTGGTATTCCCCCTGCACCACGAGATGACCTTCCAAGATCTGTTGCACCGAAATGACATTCCAGTACCCCGGGTTTACGGCTGGCTCGATGCCCTGCCGGCCTATGTGATGGACCGAGTTCCGGGCCGGCCCGACTTCGTCGACAGCACCCCGGCCGAGCGGGACGCGGTGATGGCCGAATACATGCGCGTCCTTGCGCGCATTCATGCGCTGAACGTCGATGCGTTCGAGGCGGCCGGCGTCACCCGTGCGTCGTCGCCGGCCTCGACACCCGCCTCGGTCGGTATGGCCCACTTCGAGAAGCTCTACCGCCAGACCAAGCGCAGGCCCGATCCCTTCGTGGAGTTTGCACTGGCGTGGCTGCGCCGAAACCCGCTGCCCGCCAACACCCGCGAGGCGCCTGTGGTGTGGGACTCCGGTCAGTTCCATCATCAGGGCGGGAAGATTACGGGGCTGCTGGACCTCGAGATCGGTCACATCGGCGACCCGCTGATGGATCTGGCGGCGTTTCGCATGCGCGACACGGTTCTGAACTTCGGCAACTTCGATGAGCTCTACGGCATCTACGCCGACGCGGCCGGGGTCGAGCTCGACATGGCGGCGGTACAGCACCACCACCTGGCGTTCACGTTGACCAACGAGCTGGCTTTTCACGGCGCGCTGGCCGCCCCGACGCCGGGCTCGGCGTACATGACCAATCTGCAGTGGTGCACCGAAACCAACCTGCACGCTGTCGAAGCCTTTGCCGAACTGCTGGGCTACGACCTCGACGAGACGGTCGATGTGCCCGAGCCGGCACCGTTCACCAATGAGATCGCCTTCGGTCACCTGGTCCGGACGCTGGGCTCGGTCACCGTCGACGAACCGTTCGCGCGCTACGAGGTTCGGAACTCATTCCGGCTGGCCAGGCATCTGCTGCGCCGCCAGGAGATCGGCGCGCAACTCGACGAGCAGGATCTCGATGATGTGGCACCGTTACTCGGGCACCGCCCGACGGACACAGGCGTAGCGGACGCAGAACTGGAGCAGTTTGTGCTGTCCGACGACGGGCGCCACGACGAGGCGCTGGTTCAGCTGTTCTACCGGCGTTTCCTGCGCGCCAACGCCGTGCTCGGGCCCGCCGGCTCGGCGATGACGGTCCACCGGAAGGTGCAGCCCTTCACACGATGA
- a CDS encoding nitronate monooxygenase family protein — translation MDKAELLDRLRLPLMAAPMSIASTSELVTACCRAGVMGCFPTHNAWKDTGLGQWLEGIDSSLRHHADRTGSAPAPYAVNINVSRAKPAELLMQEIDLCRRHNVQIITTNVGDPSDVVAQVHDWGGIVIHDAVSVAQAERAVAAGVDGLMLVCAGAGGLGGNLSPMAFAPRVRSFFDGLIQVAGGVCTGGGIRAALALGADMACMGTLFIATEESGVHEDHKRMLVRADLADVVWTDAICGISGSFLRPSLLEHGLDPENLPPLDTRRRPTIPRHIKPWRMVFSGGHGVAGIADVPTVADLVAELERQYVG, via the coding sequence GTGGACAAGGCCGAGCTGCTGGACCGGTTGCGGCTGCCGCTAATGGCCGCTCCGATGTCGATCGCATCGACATCGGAACTGGTCACCGCCTGCTGTCGCGCCGGGGTGATGGGCTGCTTTCCCACGCACAACGCGTGGAAGGACACCGGCCTGGGCCAGTGGCTGGAGGGCATTGACTCCTCGCTTCGTCATCACGCTGACCGCACCGGGTCAGCACCTGCGCCGTATGCGGTCAACATCAATGTGTCGCGCGCAAAGCCCGCCGAGCTGCTCATGCAAGAGATCGATCTCTGCCGGCGTCATAACGTTCAGATCATCACGACCAATGTCGGCGATCCCTCCGATGTCGTTGCCCAGGTGCATGATTGGGGTGGCATCGTGATCCACGATGCCGTGTCTGTGGCGCAGGCCGAACGGGCCGTCGCAGCGGGTGTCGATGGGTTGATGCTGGTGTGCGCCGGTGCCGGCGGTCTCGGCGGCAATCTCTCGCCGATGGCTTTTGCGCCACGCGTTCGCAGCTTCTTCGACGGTCTCATCCAGGTGGCCGGGGGCGTATGCACCGGCGGGGGTATCCGTGCCGCACTGGCGCTCGGTGCCGATATGGCCTGCATGGGAACGCTTTTCATCGCCACCGAAGAATCGGGTGTGCACGAGGACCACAAGCGCATGCTGGTCAGGGCGGATCTCGCCGACGTCGTCTGGACAGACGCCATCTGCGGCATCTCGGGCAGCTTTCTTCGGCCCTCACTACTGGAGCACGGGTTGGATCCCGAGAATCTACCGCCCCTGGATACCAGGCGCCGCCCCACCATTCCCCGCCACATCAAGCCCTGGCGGATGGTCTTCAGCGGTGGTCACGGCGTCGCAGGCATCGCCGATGTCCCCACGGTGGCGGATCTTGTCGCGGAGCTGGAGCGACAGTACGTCGGTTGA
- a CDS encoding TetR/AcrR family transcriptional regulator, translating to MSSGQPSKAQKRPVRTAEIAERAEATRAALIAAGRRLFVEKGYFATGTEEIVAAAGVGTRGALYHHFENKEALFLAVFLAVQEQVDSRAPHPGDADDALDALRAGLRSYLKSSLTGEVQRILMIDGPAVLGWQRWRELQVQFGLGSIRALLEKAVEQGAVTPQPLDVLAHVLLAAADEAAQFVANAPDPRRARDNAIQVIDGLLQRLAPTH from the coding sequence ATGTCCAGTGGTCAACCGTCGAAAGCGCAGAAGCGTCCGGTCCGTACCGCGGAGATCGCCGAACGCGCCGAGGCCACCCGGGCGGCGCTGATCGCGGCCGGACGTCGACTCTTCGTGGAGAAGGGTTACTTCGCCACCGGCACCGAGGAAATCGTGGCGGCCGCCGGTGTAGGCACCAGAGGTGCGCTCTACCACCATTTTGAGAATAAGGAGGCGCTGTTCCTGGCGGTATTCCTCGCTGTTCAGGAACAGGTGGACAGCCGCGCGCCGCACCCTGGGGACGCTGACGACGCCTTGGACGCGCTGCGCGCCGGCCTGCGCTCCTATTTGAAGTCTTCGCTCACCGGCGAGGTTCAGCGCATCCTGATGATCGACGGCCCTGCCGTGCTCGGCTGGCAGCGGTGGCGCGAGCTACAAGTTCAGTTCGGTCTCGGGTCGATTCGCGCGCTCCTCGAAAAGGCAGTCGAGCAGGGCGCGGTGACTCCCCAACCACTCGACGTGCTCGCCCATGTGCTGCTCGCCGCCGCCGACGAGGCCGCCCAGTTCGTGGCCAATGCACCGGATCCGCGTCGGGCCCGCGACAATGCCATTCAGGTCATCGACGGGCTCCTGCAACGGCTTGCCCCGACCCACTGA
- a CDS encoding TIGR03857 family LLM class F420-dependent oxidoreductase, whose product MPDGASNRIPLGAYTLPGRVSDPQAVIGQATAAERLGARTLWLSERWGTKDLGVIAGAVSQVTSTVRIASGITHFQSRHPALLASLAMTAQAMSGGRFVLGVGRSVDAMWDAVGLPRSTNASIVDHADIFRRLCRGEKVRYDGPAGRYPSLRLNDVPDQPVPPLVFAAIGPKGLELAGRHFDGVLLHPFLTPAAVRRSVELVRSAERAAGRPAGSVRVYATVVVACELAADEVLAVVGARAVTYYQIPGFGERLAAVNGWDPEPLGRLRSHSLLAGIRGSADSVLTREQLIEVASVLPAAWTGDAAAIGSARSCHEVFESYREAGADELVLHGSTPDQLGPLFSTIEAGL is encoded by the coding sequence ATGCCGGACGGAGCATCCAATCGTATACCGCTTGGTGCCTACACGCTGCCCGGCCGGGTCTCCGACCCCCAGGCGGTCATCGGGCAGGCGACCGCGGCGGAACGCCTGGGTGCACGCACCCTGTGGCTCAGTGAGCGGTGGGGCACCAAGGACCTGGGCGTGATCGCCGGTGCGGTCAGCCAGGTCACGTCGACCGTCCGCATCGCCTCAGGCATCACGCATTTCCAGTCTCGGCACCCGGCGCTGCTGGCATCCCTGGCGATGACCGCGCAGGCGATGTCGGGCGGCCGTTTCGTCCTGGGCGTCGGCCGTTCCGTCGATGCCATGTGGGACGCCGTCGGTCTGCCGCGATCCACCAATGCCTCCATCGTCGACCACGCCGACATCTTCCGGCGACTGTGTCGCGGCGAGAAGGTGCGCTACGACGGACCTGCGGGTAGATATCCGTCGCTGCGGCTCAACGACGTTCCCGATCAACCGGTGCCGCCGCTGGTTTTCGCCGCGATCGGCCCGAAAGGCCTGGAACTCGCGGGCCGCCATTTCGACGGCGTGCTGCTGCATCCGTTCCTGACTCCGGCGGCGGTGCGGCGGTCGGTGGAGCTGGTTCGAAGCGCCGAACGGGCGGCAGGGCGGCCGGCGGGCAGCGTGCGGGTGTACGCCACCGTCGTGGTGGCATGCGAGCTCGCCGCCGACGAGGTGCTCGCCGTGGTCGGCGCTCGGGCGGTGACCTACTACCAGATCCCCGGCTTCGGAGAGCGGTTGGCGGCGGTCAATGGATGGGATCCGGAACCGTTGGGCAGGTTGCGATCCCATTCGCTGCTCGCCGGTATCAGGGGCTCGGCGGACTCCGTGCTCACCCGGGAGCAACTCATCGAGGTCGCGTCGGTGCTGCCTGCGGCGTGGACTGGCGATGCGGCGGCGATCGGATCGGCGCGCTCATGCCACGAGGTGTTCGAGTCATACCGGGAGGCGGGGGCTGACGAACTCGTCCTGCATGGCAGCACTCCCGATCAGCTAGGGCCGTTGTTTTCGACGATTGAGGCGGGTTTGTGA